The proteins below are encoded in one region of Antennarius striatus isolate MH-2024 chromosome 7, ASM4005453v1, whole genome shotgun sequence:
- the lrrc8db gene encoding leucine rich repeat containing 8 VRAC subunit Db encodes MFSLTEVASLNDIQPTYRILKPWWDVFMDYLGIVMLMLAIFSGTMQLTRDQVVCLPILEKTSEGTGDFFGSQPPETVDSLWNKESAIGEQAAPLMARRPPDSVSPTVHFSQSSVFGQPQPTGVRTKLDFQQYVFVNQMCYHVALPWYSKYFPYLALIHTIVLMVSSNFWFKYPKTSSKIEHFVSILGKCFESPWTTKALSETACEDSEENKQRLTGASFLLKHLSTCSEDGSPNQSAPMLNKSGVTFSVEKLVSEIPSMTILDKKDGEQAKALFEKVRKFRTHVEDSDLIYRLYAIQTVIKTVKFILILCYTMTFVASIDFDHVCEPEIKHLTGYAKFHCTHNMAFMLKKLLVSYIAIICVYGIICIYTLFWLFRRPLKEYSFEKVREESSFSDIPDVKNDFAFLLHMVDQYDQLYSKRFGVFLSEVSENKLREISLNNEWTFEKLRQHVTRNAQDKLELHLFMLSGVPDAVFDLTDLEILKLELIPEARITTKISQMINLQELHFYHCPAKVEQTAFIFLRDHLRCLHVKFTDVAEIPSWVYMLKNLRELYLIGNLNSENNKMIGLESLRDLRHLTCLHLKSNLSKIPTNITDLSPHLIKLVIHNDGTKLLVLNSLKKIMNLAELELLNCELERIPHAIFSLTNLQELDLKSNNIRTIEEIISFQHLRRLTCLKLWHNKIISLPLSISHVKNLESLYLSHNKLESLPSSLFSLLKLRYIDVSHNSIVVIPLEIGFLQNLQHFAITSNKVEVVPKQLFKCAKLRTLCLGHNCISSIPEKIGQLSQLTHLEVKGNCLDRLPVQLGQCCLLSRSCLVVEDHLFDSLPMEVKENINPESSVSFTNGCKCVSDGR; translated from the coding sequence ATGTTCTCCCTCACAGAAGTAGCATCCCTGAACGATATTCAGCCAACCTATCGCATCCTGAAGCCATGGTGGGATGTGTTCATGGATTATCTTGGTATCGTCATGTTGATGTTGGCAATATTCTCTGGAACGATGCAGTTAACCAGGGATCAAGTGGTATGTCTTCCAATTCTGGAAAAAACTTCAGAGGGAACTGGGGACTTCTTCGGATCCCAGCCACCAGAGACAGTTGATAGTTTATGGAACAAAGAAAGTGCGATCGGGGAGCAAGCTGCACCGTTAATGGCTAGAAGACCTCCAGATAGCGTCTCACCTACAGTTCACTTCTCACAGTCGAGTGTTTTTGGGCAACCTCAGCCCACAGGAGTCAGGACAAAGCTGGATTTTCAGCAATACGTTTTTGTAAACCAGATGTGCTACCATGTTGCTCTACCGTGGTATTCAAAATATTTCCCATATCTCGCTCTAATCCACACCATTGTATTGATGGTTAGTAGCAACTTCTGGTTCAAGTACCCAAAGACAAGCTCTAAAATAGAACATTTTGTTTCCATActtggaaaatgttttgaatcACCGTGGACAACTAAAGCACTGTCAGAGACTGCATGTGAAGACTCGGAGGAGAACAAGCAGCGGCTGACTGGTGCCTCCTTCCTCCTGAAGCATCTGTCCACATGCAGTGAAGACGGAAGTCCAAACCAGTCTGCTCCAATGCTAAATAAGTCTGGGGTCACATTTTCTGTTGAAAAGCTTGTTAGTGAAATTCCCTCCATGACAATACTGGACAAAAAAGATGGCGAGCAGGCAAAAGCGCTGTTTGAAAAAGTCCGGAAATTCCGTACCCATGTGGAAGACAGTGACTTAATTTACAGACTGTATGCCATTCAGACAGTCATTAAAACAGTCAAGTTCATTTTGATCCTCTGCTACACAATGACATTTGTTGCTTCGATAGATTTTGACCATGTGTGTGagcctgaaataaaacatttgacagGATACGCCAAGTTTCATTGTACACACAATATGGCCTTCATGCTAAAGAAACTCCTTGTTAGTTATATTGCTATCATATGTGTTTATGGCATAATCTGCATATACACACTGTTCTGGCTTTTTCGACGCCCACTTAAGGAATATTCTTTTGAAAAAGTCAGAGAGGAGAGCAGCTTCAGTGACATTCCAGATGTTAAGAATGACTTTGCTTTTCTCCTCCACATGGTGGATCAGTATGACCAGCTTTATTCAAAACGTTTTGGAGTCTTTCTGTCTGAGGTGAGTGAAAACAAACTTCGAGAGATCAGCCTGAACAATGAGTGGACTTTTGAGAAATTGCGGCAGCATGTGACGCGCAATGCTCAAGATAAGCTGGAACTCCACCTTTTCATGCTGTCCGGAGTTCCAGATGCTGTGTTTGATCTGACTGATTTGGAAATCCTCAAACTAGAATTAATCCCAGAAGCCAGAATAACGACAAAAATCTCACAAATGATAAATCTTCAGGAGCTGCATTTCTATCACTGTCCGGCCAAAGTTGAACAGactgctttcatttttcttcgTGATCACCTCCGGTGCCTTCATGTCAAGTTCACTGACGTTGCTGAGATCCCTAGCTGGGTTTATATGTTGAAAAATTTAAGGGAATTGTACTTGATTGGTAACCTGAActcagaaaacaataaaatgatcGGCCTTGAGTCTCTGCGAGACCTGAGGCACTTAACGTGTCTGCATCTCAAAAGCAACCTCTCCAAGATTCCAACAAACATTACAGATCTGTCTCCACATCTGATCAAGCTGGTTATTCACAATGACGGTACAAAGCTCTTAGTACTGAATAGCTTGAAGAAGATAATGAATCTTGCTGAGCTGGAGCTTCTTAACTGTGAGCTGGAAAGAATTCCTCATGCCATCTTCAGTTTGACCAACCTTCAAGAGTTGGATTTAAAATCTAACAATATTCGTACGATCGAGGAGATCATTAGCTTTCAGCATCTCAGGAGACTGACTTGTCTCAAACTTTGGCATAATAAGATTATTTCTCTTCCGCTGTCAATTAGTCATGTCAAAAACCTTGAGTCACTCTATCTCTCACACAACAAGCTGGAGTCCTTACCCTCATCATTATTCAGCCTCCTCAAGCTGAGGTATATTGATGTTAGTCATAACTCAATAGTTGTAATACCACTAGAGATAGGCTTTCTACAGAACCTCCAACATTTTGCCATTACCAGCAATAAAGTTGAGGTAGTTCCCAAACAACTTTTCAAGTGTGCAAAGCTGAGGACCTTATGTCTTGGTCACAACTGTATATCCTCCATTCCGGAGAAAATTGGTCAACTCTCCCAGTTAACGCATCTGGAAGTGAAAGGAAACTGTCTGGACCGTCTTCCAGTTCAGCTCGGTCAGTGCTGTCTCCTCAGCAGGAGCTGCCTGGTTGTGGAAGATCATCTCTTTGACTCGCTCCCCATGGAGGTCAAAGAGAACATCAATCCAGAGTCTAGTGTGTCTTTTACAAATGGGTGTAAATGTGTGAGTGATGGGCGGTAG